From one Mycobacterium colombiense CECT 3035 genomic stretch:
- a CDS encoding class II fumarate hydratase, with amino-acid sequence MAAEDVADTEYRIEHDTMGEVRVPAKALWRAQTQRAVENFPISGRGLERTQIRALGLLKGACAQVNKDLGLLAPEKADAIIAAAAEIADGRHDDQFPIDVFQTGSGTSSNMNTNEVIASIAAANGVTVHPNDDVNMSQSSNDTFPTATHIAATEAAVRHLIPALEVLHAALAGKAREWHTVVKSGRTHLMDAVPVTLGQEFSGYARQVEAGIERVRATLPRLGELAIGGTAVGTGLNAPDGFGAKVVETLVASTGLGELRPAANSFEAQAARDGLVEASGALRTIAVSLTKIANDVRWMGSGPLTGLAEIQLPDLQPGSSIMPGKVNPVLPEAVTQVAAQVIGNDAAVAWGGGNGAFELNVYIPMMARNILESFKLLTNVSRLFAERCITGLAANVEHLRELAESSPSIVTPLNSAIGYEEAAAVAKQALKERKTIRQTVIDRGLIGDKLSIEELDRRLDVLAMAKVKPED; translated from the coding sequence ATGGCCGCTGAAGACGTTGCCGACACCGAGTACCGCATCGAGCACGACACCATGGGCGAGGTCCGTGTACCCGCAAAAGCGTTGTGGCGGGCCCAAACTCAGCGCGCGGTCGAGAACTTCCCGATCTCGGGCCGTGGCCTGGAACGCACCCAGATCCGTGCGTTGGGCCTGCTGAAGGGCGCCTGCGCGCAGGTCAACAAGGACCTCGGGTTGCTGGCGCCGGAGAAGGCCGACGCGATCATCGCCGCGGCGGCCGAGATCGCCGACGGCCGGCACGACGACCAGTTCCCCATCGACGTCTTCCAGACCGGCTCGGGCACCAGCTCCAACATGAACACCAACGAGGTGATCGCCAGCATCGCGGCCGCCAACGGTGTGACGGTGCACCCCAACGACGACGTCAACATGTCGCAGTCGTCGAATGACACCTTCCCCACCGCGACCCACATCGCGGCCACCGAGGCCGCGGTGCGTCATCTCATTCCGGCCCTCGAGGTGCTGCACGCCGCCCTGGCCGGCAAGGCCCGCGAGTGGCACACGGTCGTCAAATCCGGACGCACCCACCTGATGGACGCCGTCCCGGTGACCCTCGGTCAGGAATTCAGCGGGTACGCCCGGCAGGTCGAGGCGGGCATCGAGCGGGTCCGCGCGACGCTGCCCCGGCTCGGCGAGCTGGCCATCGGCGGCACGGCGGTCGGCACCGGCCTGAACGCACCCGACGGCTTCGGTGCCAAGGTGGTCGAGACTCTGGTCGCCTCCACCGGCCTGGGCGAATTGCGCCCGGCGGCAAATAGTTTCGAGGCGCAGGCGGCGCGCGACGGGCTGGTCGAGGCGTCCGGCGCGCTGCGCACCATCGCGGTGTCGCTGACCAAGATCGCCAACGACGTGCGCTGGATGGGGTCGGGCCCGCTGACCGGCCTGGCCGAGATCCAGCTGCCCGACCTGCAGCCGGGTAGCTCGATCATGCCGGGCAAGGTCAATCCCGTGCTGCCCGAGGCGGTTACGCAGGTCGCAGCGCAGGTGATCGGCAACGACGCCGCGGTCGCCTGGGGCGGTGGGAACGGTGCGTTCGAACTCAACGTCTACATCCCGATGATGGCCCGCAACATTCTCGAGTCCTTCAAGCTGCTGACCAACGTGTCCAGGCTGTTCGCCGAGCGCTGCATCACCGGCCTGGCCGCCAACGTCGAGCACCTGCGCGAGCTGGCCGAGTCGTCGCCGTCCATCGTGACGCCCCTCAACTCGGCGATCGGCTACGAGGAGGCCGCCGCGGTGGCCAAGCAGGCGCTCAAGGAGCGCAAGACGATTCGTCAGACCGTGATCGATCGCGGCCTGATCGGCGACAAGTTGTCGATCGAGGAACTCGACCGGCGGCTCGACGTGCTGGCGATGGCCAAGGTCAAGCCCGAAGACTGA